In the genome of Fervidobacterium thailandense, one region contains:
- a CDS encoding DUF2202 domain-containing protein, protein MKKTVFILVLGTLLVGLIFALSSFAPTTVSTNTGTTTRMISLTPAGTLTKDDIESLKFMIQEEKLARDVYLTLYNIYKLTVFSNIAQSEQRHMDAVKTLLDKYGIENPLKTDTIGKYADPEFEKLYNELVAEGKKSIVDAINVGIKIEKLDIEDLKEAISKTKNQDLTTVFTNLMQGSENHLEAFTNQLGRFSQTSPTTSTTVAYGQRRRNRGK, encoded by the coding sequence ATGAAGAAAACGGTATTTATTTTGGTACTCGGTACGCTCTTAGTAGGCCTGATATTTGCACTCTCATCGTTCGCACCAACAACGGTAAGTACGAACACAGGAACGACGACTAGGATGATTTCCCTTACACCGGCGGGAACCCTAACAAAAGACGACATCGAAAGCTTGAAATTCATGATCCAAGAAGAGAAACTCGCGCGTGACGTGTACTTAACATTGTACAACATTTACAAACTTACGGTTTTCAGCAACATAGCACAATCCGAGCAAAGACACATGGACGCGGTGAAAACGCTCCTTGACAAGTACGGCATCGAAAACCCACTCAAGACGGACACCATCGGTAAATACGCTGACCCGGAATTTGAGAAACTTTACAACGAGCTTGTGGCTGAAGGCAAAAAGTCTATTGTGGACGCCATCAACGTTGGAATTAAAATCGAAAAACTCGACATCGAAGACTTGAAAGAAGCGATATCCAAGACAAAGAACCAGGATCTGACCACCGTCTTCACGAACCTGATGCAAGGTTCTGAGAATCACCTCGAAGCGTTCACAAATCAACTCGGAAGATTTTCCCAAACTTCACCAACAACCTCTACAACCGTAGCGTACGGCCAGCGGAGGAGAAACAGGGGAAAGTAA
- the ablA gene encoding lysine 2,3-aminomutase → MARHYREIPLWRNVTDEEWNDWRWQLRNRIMDVDTLKQVINLTPEEEEGVRNTLKTLRMAITPYYASLMDPDNPKCPIRRQAVPTVKELYVSPWDMMDPLHEDEDSPVPGLTHRYPDRVLMLVTDMCSMYCRHCTRRRFAGQHDRSRTKQEIDAMIEYVRETPQVRDVLISGGDGLLVGIEMLEYILKELRKIKHVEVIRIGTRAPVVLPQLITPELTNMLKKYHPIWINTHFNHPKEITPESSRACEMLADAGIPLGNQTVLLRGINDSPYIMMELVHQLVKIRVRPYYIYQCDLSQGLTHFRTSIKKGLEIMEALIGHTSGFCVPSFVVDAPAGGGKIRVMPNYVISMSDHTVILRNYEGVIVAYHEPEDTTSDVDDSEYREKYKFSGVASLFTDKKISIEPAHLERHERIRKWKEHKKAGETKAETNAMESAVKKEETNV, encoded by the coding sequence ACACGCTAAAGCAAGTTATCAACCTCACACCGGAGGAAGAGGAAGGTGTGAGAAACACACTCAAAACCCTCCGTATGGCAATCACACCGTACTACGCAAGCCTTATGGACCCGGACAATCCAAAGTGCCCCATCAGAAGGCAAGCGGTTCCAACAGTAAAGGAACTATACGTTTCCCCATGGGATATGATGGACCCGCTACACGAGGACGAGGACTCACCGGTTCCGGGTCTCACGCACAGGTACCCAGACCGCGTGTTGATGCTCGTTACTGACATGTGCTCAATGTACTGCCGACACTGTACAAGACGCAGATTCGCAGGTCAGCACGACAGATCCAGAACCAAACAGGAAATCGACGCGATGATCGAGTACGTCAGGGAAACACCGCAAGTGCGTGACGTACTCATCTCCGGTGGTGACGGCTTACTCGTTGGCATCGAAATGCTCGAATACATTCTAAAAGAACTCAGAAAGATCAAACACGTGGAAGTTATAAGGATAGGAACGAGGGCACCCGTTGTCCTGCCACAACTGATTACACCCGAACTGACAAACATGTTGAAGAAATACCACCCCATCTGGATAAACACACACTTCAACCACCCAAAGGAAATAACTCCCGAATCCTCGAGAGCTTGCGAAATGCTCGCGGATGCGGGAATACCACTCGGAAACCAAACAGTTCTACTACGCGGTATCAACGATAGCCCGTACATAATGATGGAACTCGTGCATCAACTTGTGAAGATACGTGTGAGACCTTACTACATCTACCAGTGTGATCTATCGCAGGGACTCACACACTTCAGAACCTCCATCAAAAAGGGACTCGAGATTATGGAAGCGCTAATAGGTCACACATCCGGTTTTTGCGTGCCGTCGTTCGTCGTCGATGCACCAGCCGGTGGTGGAAAGATAAGAGTCATGCCAAATTACGTTATCTCGATGTCCGATCACACGGTCATACTAAGGAACTACGAGGGTGTCATCGTAGCTTACCATGAACCGGAGGATACCACCAGCGACGTGGACGACTCCGAATACAGGGAAAAGTACAAATTCTCGGGTGTTGCAAGCCTCTTTACGGACAAGAAAATCAGCATAGAACCTGCGCACCTTGAAAGACACGAAAGAATACGAAAGTGGAAAGAGCACAAAAAGGCCGGAGAAACGAAAGCCGAGACGAACGCTATGGAAAGCGCGGTAAAGAAGGAGGAAACAAACGTATGA
- a CDS encoding MutS-related protein, producing MTIFPQKREKFEKLVGFDFLREHLEPKTPYGVKYFKHIQPFGYEHLVEHLEDIDMMLDLLKKFPKMFEDAEHDFECVLDVSYTVEKLSAGSILDEIEFFQLKNFLLVSQSIREKLKQILPEKFLPPNLNHLIDILDPEGLRLTTFYVYDVYDERLAEVRKRKIELIKKQDESLDEEIQNLAMLERQLEEEVLAKLSVALSAHSSLIETAIEKVKYIDVLMAKAKLALKFNLSKPIVKKPDAQMFEEAAKIKIQGMFNPRLKVTLEREGRSYQPIDIVIEPCVTVIVGANMSGKSVTLRTVALIEYMTHFGFFVPCAYCETPLLNTLALVAEDQSEPLGGLSSFASEMKEIDAIYRHIKEGNLPALVLLDEPARTTNPYEATVIINSLSELFEKLKAHTLVVTHFDDVRSTKRLRVKGLRVEKLNKPLEVEKEAFSKLHELIDYTLIEVSENESVPREALKVMEYLGIDKDIINTTKMRAKDF from the coding sequence TTGACGATATTTCCTCAAAAGAGGGAGAAATTTGAAAAGCTCGTAGGATTTGACTTTTTGCGCGAGCATCTTGAACCAAAGACACCGTACGGAGTCAAGTACTTCAAACACATTCAACCATTCGGTTACGAACACTTGGTCGAACACCTCGAAGACATCGATATGATGCTCGATCTCCTCAAAAAGTTTCCTAAAATGTTCGAAGATGCTGAGCACGATTTTGAGTGTGTGCTCGATGTTTCGTACACGGTCGAAAAACTCTCGGCCGGTTCCATCCTCGACGAAATAGAATTTTTTCAACTTAAGAATTTCTTACTCGTTTCACAAAGTATCCGTGAAAAATTAAAGCAAATCCTCCCCGAAAAATTTTTACCACCAAATCTAAATCACCTAATCGACATCTTAGATCCAGAAGGCCTTCGACTGACAACCTTTTACGTCTACGACGTTTACGATGAACGACTCGCAGAAGTGAGAAAGCGAAAGATAGAATTGATAAAAAAGCAAGACGAAAGTCTTGATGAAGAGATACAGAACCTTGCAATGCTCGAAAGACAGCTCGAGGAAGAAGTTCTTGCCAAACTCAGCGTAGCACTATCCGCTCACTCCAGTTTGATAGAAACCGCTATCGAAAAAGTAAAATACATCGATGTGTTAATGGCCAAAGCTAAGCTTGCTCTGAAATTCAATCTTTCAAAACCTATTGTCAAAAAACCGGACGCCCAGATGTTCGAAGAGGCCGCAAAAATCAAAATTCAGGGTATGTTCAATCCAAGGCTTAAGGTAACGCTCGAACGTGAAGGTAGGAGCTACCAACCCATCGATATCGTCATCGAACCCTGCGTTACTGTTATTGTCGGTGCGAACATGTCCGGCAAGAGTGTTACACTCCGAACCGTGGCACTAATAGAGTACATGACTCACTTTGGATTCTTCGTGCCTTGCGCGTACTGTGAAACACCCCTTTTAAATACTCTCGCACTCGTTGCGGAGGATCAATCCGAACCATTGGGCGGACTCTCATCCTTTGCATCAGAGATGAAAGAAATAGACGCAATCTACAGGCATATAAAAGAGGGCAACCTTCCCGCTCTCGTACTGCTTGACGAGCCAGCAAGGACAACGAATCCATACGAGGCAACCGTGATAATAAACTCTCTATCCGAACTTTTTGAGAAATTGAAAGCTCACACACTCGTTGTTACCCACTTTGATGACGTACGTTCCACAAAAAGACTGAGGGTAAAAGGGTTAAGAGTGGAAAAACTAAACAAACCTCTCGAAGTTGAAAAAGAAGCATTTTCAAAATTGCACGAACTCATAGATTACACACTCATCGAAGTTAGCGAAAACGAATCCGTTCCACGCGAAGCACTAAAGGTTATGGAATACCTTGGCATTGATAAAGACATAATAAACACAACCAAAATGCGGGCAAAAGATTTCTAA
- a CDS encoding MaoC family dehydratase: MNIDEIYVGQEYEVKRIVTDDMVKLFAEATGDKNPVHLDEEYAKKTIFGGRIAHGILSLGIISAVLGTEFPGAGTIYLMQNAKFKRPVYVGEEVTVKLVVKEIDKEKRRVLLDTFVIKQNGDYAIEGEALVKI; the protein is encoded by the coding sequence ATGAACATTGATGAAATCTACGTCGGCCAGGAATACGAAGTAAAACGCATAGTCACCGACGACATGGTCAAACTCTTTGCGGAGGCAACGGGAGATAAAAACCCGGTTCACCTCGACGAAGAATACGCGAAAAAGACCATCTTCGGTGGGCGCATCGCGCACGGTATACTCTCTTTGGGTATCATCTCAGCGGTCTTGGGTACCGAGTTCCCGGGTGCCGGTACAATCTATTTGATGCAAAATGCTAAATTCAAAAGACCTGTGTACGTTGGGGAAGAAGTTACGGTGAAACTTGTGGTCAAGGAAATAGACAAGGAAAAGAGAAGGGTCTTACTCGACACGTTCGTCATCAAACAGAACGGGGACTACGCTATCGAAGGGGAGGCACTTGTTAAGATTTGA
- a CDS encoding sodium-translocating pyrophosphatase, with translation MLMNFLLPLFGILLIALNFKLLLNKPEGNQVMIDISRRIRKGADTFIAHEYRVVFMYAIFIAVVLGSLTAWYVSVAFLIGACMSSLAGYIGMKAATRANVRVAEAARTHKQLGPALKIAFLGGSVMGLSVGSLALLGILLVMFIFSHQLRPEHFEIVQNYLGINFIPIAMTLSGYALGCSIVAMFDRVGGGVYTKAADMAADLVGKTELRIPEDDPRNPATIADNVGDNVGDVAGLGADLLESFVGSILSVIVLAAYTFVLSGKRNYETALALIKYPIGFALIGLASCMIAIVVTVLKKVSNKPHAELNTAIVISAVLTIIGNFFYTSFALSGLNGLEMYGFRFGPHSAFLSAVLGIFAGIVIGLLAEFYTSDNFWPTRNLSYKCKQGTGMVISGGLALGMKSTFLPCLVLFGTIITADYFAGLYGVAMAAVGMLSFVATSVTIDSYGPIADNAGGISEMAGLEPEVRHITDRLDMVGNTTAAIGKGFAIGSAALAALSLFASYMFSQTSPGEFVKRIQELLVLNIINARTLAGAVVGASLPYLFSGILIDSVVKSAAKMVDEIRRQVKEMPGILDGTQEPDYERCIAISADGAIKEMVLPAIISIVSPLISGFLFGVEFVGGLLVGTTLSGIMLALFTANAGGAWDNAKKHLEQGKIEGLKKGSDEHAALVVGDTVGDPLKDTVGPSLDILIKIMAVVSLIFAPLFQRFKVF, from the coding sequence ATGCTGATGAATTTCCTGTTACCGCTTTTTGGTATCCTTTTGATTGCACTCAACTTTAAGCTCCTTCTTAATAAGCCAGAAGGCAACCAAGTGATGATCGACATTTCCCGCCGCATTCGAAAAGGTGCGGATACATTCATCGCCCATGAATACCGAGTTGTGTTCATGTACGCCATTTTCATCGCAGTAGTTTTAGGCTCTCTGACCGCTTGGTACGTTTCCGTTGCGTTTTTAATTGGAGCGTGCATGAGTTCTTTAGCTGGATACATAGGGATGAAGGCCGCAACCAGGGCTAACGTGCGCGTAGCGGAAGCCGCAAGAACTCACAAACAGCTTGGGCCTGCCTTAAAAATTGCTTTCCTTGGTGGCTCGGTAATGGGGCTTTCTGTCGGCAGTTTGGCACTCTTGGGAATACTTCTTGTCATGTTCATCTTCTCCCATCAGCTCAGACCTGAACACTTTGAAATAGTTCAAAACTACCTCGGAATAAATTTCATCCCGATAGCTATGACGCTTTCAGGCTATGCCCTTGGCTGTTCGATTGTCGCGATGTTTGACAGGGTAGGAGGTGGGGTTTACACGAAGGCTGCGGACATGGCCGCGGATTTGGTTGGTAAAACGGAGCTCAGAATTCCTGAAGACGATCCACGTAATCCTGCAACGATCGCTGATAACGTTGGGGATAACGTTGGGGACGTTGCAGGGCTAGGGGCAGACTTACTCGAAAGCTTTGTGGGATCGATACTGTCGGTCATCGTTCTGGCCGCTTACACGTTCGTACTCTCCGGAAAAAGGAACTACGAAACCGCGTTAGCGCTGATAAAATATCCAATCGGCTTTGCCCTAATAGGATTGGCATCTTGTATGATTGCGATCGTGGTAACGGTCTTGAAAAAAGTATCGAACAAACCACATGCTGAATTGAACACCGCAATCGTAATCTCCGCAGTGTTAACCATAATCGGAAACTTTTTCTACACATCGTTCGCACTCTCCGGTCTGAATGGTCTTGAAATGTACGGTTTTAGGTTCGGCCCGCATTCGGCATTCCTCTCCGCGGTTCTCGGAATTTTCGCTGGAATCGTCATAGGCTTACTTGCGGAATTCTACACCTCCGATAACTTTTGGCCAACGAGAAACTTAAGCTACAAGTGCAAACAAGGCACGGGAATGGTTATCAGTGGTGGGCTTGCGCTCGGAATGAAGAGTACGTTCCTACCGTGTTTAGTGCTTTTTGGCACAATCATCACGGCCGATTACTTTGCCGGTCTTTACGGAGTGGCAATGGCAGCAGTCGGAATGCTATCTTTTGTTGCCACTTCCGTAACGATAGACTCGTACGGTCCAATAGCGGATAATGCCGGTGGAATCAGTGAGATGGCAGGCCTCGAACCGGAAGTAAGGCACATAACTGACAGACTTGACATGGTTGGGAACACCACAGCTGCTATCGGAAAAGGATTCGCCATCGGTTCAGCGGCACTTGCAGCACTTTCTTTGTTTGCTTCATATATGTTCTCACAAACATCACCCGGTGAATTCGTCAAAAGGATACAAGAATTGTTAGTGCTTAATATCATCAACGCTCGAACATTGGCTGGGGCTGTCGTTGGAGCATCGTTGCCATATTTGTTTAGCGGGATATTGATAGATTCCGTTGTAAAATCGGCAGCGAAGATGGTTGATGAAATACGTCGTCAGGTCAAGGAAATGCCAGGAATACTCGACGGGACCCAAGAACCAGACTACGAAAGGTGCATCGCAATAAGTGCCGATGGGGCAATAAAAGAGATGGTGCTACCGGCAATCATCTCCATCGTAAGTCCGTTGATTTCCGGATTCCTCTTTGGAGTTGAATTCGTTGGAGGCCTACTTGTTGGAACGACGCTAAGTGGAATTATGCTGGCACTCTTTACCGCAAACGCTGGAGGAGCTTGGGATAACGCAAAGAAACACCTTGAGCAAGGCAAGATAGAGGGCCTCAAGAAAGGCTCCGACGAACACGCCGCACTTGTGGTTGGTGACACCGTCGGTGATCCGTTGAAAGATACCGTGGGTCCGAGCCTGGATATACTTATAAAAATAATGGCCGTCGTTTCACTGATATTTGCACCACTCTTCCAGCGATTCAAGGTGTTTTGA
- a CDS encoding Gfo/Idh/MocA family protein produces the protein MKKLKMALVGCGRIGSTKHVEAIIKNIDVLEPVAMCDVVEEKARATSSKILERVGVEPRVYTDFIRMVESEELDFVAVATESGYHYEITIELLKRGLHVLVEKPMALSTKHMDEMINLARSKNLKLGVCFQNRFNPPIVELRKKVESGAFGKINYGVATIRWNRDENYYRQAPWRGTWKLDGGTLMNQCTHNIDLLQWMLGGEIEEVYGVIRKFNHPYIEAEDFGGAVVKFKNGAVGLIEGTATVYPRNLEETLSIFGDHGTVVIGGLAVNRIQVWRFPGEDSHPFMNLPDPDTVYGHGHVPLYRDFYEAIVEDREPKIPGEEGRKAVEIVLGIYKSALENKPVKFPFEFSTEEMLGFNF, from the coding sequence ATGAAAAAACTCAAAATGGCTCTTGTAGGTTGTGGGCGCATAGGTTCGACGAAACACGTTGAGGCAATTATAAAGAACATTGATGTACTCGAGCCGGTTGCCATGTGCGATGTTGTGGAGGAGAAGGCAAGAGCGACTTCTTCAAAGATTTTAGAGCGTGTCGGTGTTGAACCGAGGGTGTACACGGATTTCATCAGGATGGTTGAAAGTGAGGAGCTCGATTTTGTTGCGGTTGCCACCGAGAGTGGTTACCATTACGAGATTACCATCGAACTTTTGAAGAGAGGCTTGCACGTGCTTGTGGAAAAACCGATGGCTTTGTCAACAAAGCACATGGATGAGATGATCAACCTTGCACGTTCGAAAAACTTAAAGCTTGGTGTCTGTTTTCAAAACAGGTTCAACCCCCCAATAGTTGAGCTGAGGAAGAAAGTGGAGTCCGGGGCGTTTGGAAAAATCAACTACGGAGTTGCTACCATCCGCTGGAACAGGGATGAAAACTACTACAGGCAGGCTCCTTGGAGAGGTACGTGGAAGCTTGACGGTGGTACATTGATGAACCAGTGTACGCACAACATCGACCTTCTCCAGTGGATGCTTGGTGGGGAGATAGAGGAGGTTTACGGGGTCATTCGGAAATTCAACCATCCGTACATTGAAGCCGAGGATTTTGGTGGTGCGGTGGTTAAATTTAAAAATGGTGCTGTTGGATTGATCGAAGGAACGGCAACGGTCTATCCAAGGAACCTTGAGGAGACGCTTTCAATTTTCGGAGATCACGGTACAGTAGTTATTGGAGGGCTTGCCGTCAATCGGATCCAAGTGTGGAGATTTCCCGGGGAGGACTCGCATCCGTTCATGAATTTGCCCGATCCGGATACGGTGTACGGCCATGGCCACGTGCCGTTGTACAGGGATTTCTACGAGGCTATCGTGGAGGACAGAGAACCGAAGATTCCGGGTGAAGAGGGGAGAAAGGCTGTTGAAATCGTTCTTGGGATATACAAATCCGCGTTGGAAAACAAACCAGTTAAATTCCCATTCGAGTTTTCAACGGAAGAGATGCTTGGGTTTAATTTCTGA
- a CDS encoding cobalamin B12-binding domain-containing protein, producing the protein MGGGLYSLEKKDFDKTLNLKAIKPYGDTMNDGKVQVSFTLPVPDGDEAVEAAKQLMKKMGLDNPMIVYHHELTPGFTFFIGYGDCVHTVDYTAIKVPKVQVHKMTMEEIDDFIEKNIGRKLVVVGATTGTDAHTVGLDAILNMKGFAGHYGLERYRMFEVYNMGSQVPNEEFVAKAIEVKADALLVSQTVTQKNIHIKNLTHLMELLEAEGIRDKVIVIVGGPRITHELAKELGFDAGFGPGTFAEDVAAFIAQEWVRRFGSKK; encoded by the coding sequence ATGGGTGGTGGACTGTACTCACTTGAGAAGAAAGACTTCGACAAAACGCTGAACCTTAAAGCAATAAAACCCTACGGTGACACGATGAACGACGGTAAAGTCCAGGTTAGCTTCACTTTACCGGTACCAGACGGGGACGAAGCAGTTGAAGCGGCTAAGCAACTTATGAAAAAGATGGGACTTGACAATCCAATGATTGTGTACCATCACGAACTAACACCTGGGTTCACATTTTTCATCGGCTACGGAGACTGCGTGCATACGGTTGATTACACAGCGATCAAAGTTCCAAAGGTTCAGGTCCACAAAATGACAATGGAAGAGATCGATGATTTCATCGAAAAGAACATAGGCAGAAAACTGGTCGTCGTAGGCGCAACAACCGGAACCGATGCACACACCGTCGGATTGGATGCGATCCTCAACATGAAGGGCTTTGCGGGCCATTACGGTCTGGAAAGGTACCGCATGTTCGAAGTTTACAACATGGGAAGCCAAGTACCAAACGAAGAATTTGTTGCAAAAGCTATAGAAGTTAAGGCTGACGCACTTCTTGTTTCCCAGACAGTTACACAGAAGAACATACACATCAAAAACCTAACACACCTAATGGAACTCCTTGAAGCCGAAGGCATCAGGGACAAAGTTATCGTTATCGTTGGAGGGCCGCGCATCACCCACGAACTTGCCAAAGAACTTGGATTCGATGCGGGCTTTGGTCCAGGCACATTTGCCGAAGATGTGGCCGCGTTCATCGCACAGGAATGGGTAAGAAGGTTCGGAAGCAAAAAGTGA
- a CDS encoding lysine 5,6-aminomutase subunit alpha: MADGVFESKLGIDPKKVERARQLARDIAIDVVNFVSKYSTVSVERTICRFYGIDNVTEDGIPLPNVVVDHLKERGALTDGAAVYIANAVLQTGMTPQEIAEQIAAGKLDLTKLPMKDMEEIRATALELAKKAVAIVDEKKEERKRMIEELGDPPQPYIYVIVATGNIYEDVVQAQAAVRQGADIIAVIRSTAQSLLDYVPYGATTEGFGGTYATQENFRIMRRALDEVAREVKRYIRQTNYSSGLCMPEIAALGALERLDVMLNDALYGILFRDINMIRTMVDQYFSRIILGYAGIIINTGEDNYLTTADAYEQGYTVISSQLINEQLALLAGIPEEQMGLGHAFEMDPSLENGFLYELAQAQLSRELFPKAPLKYMPPTRFMTGNIFRGLVQDAMFNVVGIWTKQGIQLLGMMTEAIHTPFLSDRFVAIDTAKYIFNNMKNIGDEVIFKPGGIIQRRAQEVLDQAIALLERMREDGLFKSLEKGVFANTKRQMKGGKGLEGVFEKGKYYYNPFIELMHKPRI, encoded by the coding sequence ATGGCCGACGGAGTATTCGAGAGCAAACTTGGAATTGACCCGAAAAAAGTTGAGAGAGCTCGACAGCTTGCGAGGGATATAGCGATCGATGTGGTCAACTTCGTTAGCAAGTACTCAACCGTCAGTGTTGAACGAACGATTTGTCGATTCTACGGAATAGACAACGTCACGGAGGATGGAATACCGCTACCGAACGTGGTCGTTGACCATTTGAAAGAGCGCGGGGCTCTCACGGACGGTGCGGCCGTTTACATCGCCAACGCGGTACTTCAAACCGGTATGACCCCCCAGGAAATCGCCGAACAAATTGCCGCTGGAAAGCTCGATCTCACCAAACTCCCGATGAAGGATATGGAAGAAATCCGCGCAACTGCGCTTGAACTTGCCAAGAAAGCTGTTGCGATCGTCGATGAAAAGAAAGAAGAAAGAAAACGAATGATTGAAGAACTCGGAGACCCACCGCAACCGTACATCTACGTCATCGTGGCCACTGGTAACATCTACGAAGACGTTGTCCAAGCCCAAGCGGCCGTTCGACAGGGAGCGGACATAATCGCGGTTATCCGCTCCACCGCGCAAAGCTTGCTTGATTACGTACCATACGGTGCAACTACCGAAGGTTTTGGTGGGACCTACGCAACGCAGGAAAACTTCAGAATCATGCGTAGGGCTCTCGACGAAGTTGCTCGAGAGGTTAAAAGGTACATCAGGCAAACAAACTACAGTTCAGGACTGTGCATGCCTGAAATCGCCGCACTCGGTGCCTTGGAAAGACTCGATGTGATGCTCAATGATGCACTGTACGGGATACTCTTCAGGGACATAAACATGATACGTACGATGGTCGACCAGTACTTCTCGAGGATAATCCTCGGTTACGCAGGGATAATTATAAACACCGGTGAAGACAACTACCTCACCACCGCCGACGCGTACGAGCAGGGTTACACCGTCATATCCTCTCAGCTTATCAACGAACAACTCGCGCTCCTGGCAGGTATCCCAGAAGAACAGATGGGGCTTGGTCATGCGTTCGAAATGGACCCGTCTCTTGAAAATGGATTCCTTTACGAACTTGCCCAAGCCCAGCTCTCAAGGGAACTCTTCCCAAAGGCACCACTCAAGTATATGCCACCCACGCGCTTCATGACCGGTAACATCTTCCGCGGACTTGTCCAGGATGCCATGTTCAACGTCGTGGGAATCTGGACAAAACAAGGTATACAACTTCTTGGTATGATGACTGAGGCAATCCACACACCGTTCCTTTCCGACAGGTTCGTGGCAATCGATACCGCAAAGTACATATTCAACAACATGAAGAACATCGGAGACGAGGTGATTTTCAAACCCGGTGGAATCATCCAGCGCAGGGCCCAAGAGGTACTCGACCAAGCAATCGCACTCCTTGAAAGAATGCGCGAAGATGGACTCTTCAAATCCCTTGAAAAAGGAGTATTCGCAAACACCAAGAGACAGATGAAAGGCGGAAAAGGACTCGAAGGGGTGTTTGAGAAAGGCAAATACTATTACAACCCGTTCATCGAACTGATGCACAAACCGAGAATTTAA